A section of the Leptotrichia sp. HSP-342 genome encodes:
- a CDS encoding 4Fe-4S dicluster domain-containing protein yields MSIVIDPYVCIGCTKCTLVCPGTLIEMQKVDDMKIEKAVMQYPKDCWGCVSCVKECPVQAISFFLGADIGGNGSTMTTKEEGDVLKWIIEKRDGTVEEIDINRKDANKY; encoded by the coding sequence TGATCCGTATGTGTGTATAGGATGTACAAAATGTACGCTGGTATGTCCAGGGACTTTAATTGAAATGCAGAAAGTGGATGACATGAAAATTGAAAAGGCGGTTATGCAATATCCGAAAGATTGCTGGGGCTGTGTTTCCTGCGTGAAGGAATGCCCAGTTCAGGCAATTTCATTTTTCCTTGGGGCAGATATTGGCGGAAATGGAAGCACAATGACAACGAAGGAAGAAGGAGATGTTCTGAAATGGATTATTGAAAAAAGAGACGGAACTGTGGAGGAAATTGATATAAACAGGAAAGATGCGAATAAATATTGA